Proteins co-encoded in one Azospirillum brasilense genomic window:
- a CDS encoding MFS transporter, translated as MTDTTLSRPKAGETALPVLGTISVCHLLNDLIQSLLPAIYPILKGGFDLSFAQIGLLTLTYQITASLLQPIIGLATDRRPAPYSLTIGMGASLVGLVTLAFAPNYAALLIGATLLGFGSSVFHPEASRIARLASGGAHGLAQSLFQVGGNAGSALGPLLAAYIILPRGQESLSWFALAALGGMALLTGIGRWYARSDHARPVRRGAAVHYPGLSRGQVNQALAVLMVLILSKYVYLSSLTSFYTFFLMERFALEPDAAQLCLFVFLAAVAIGTIIGGPIGDRIGRKTVIWVSILGILPFTLLLPHVGLTATVVLSAVIGLALASAFPAIIVYAQELMPGRVGMVSGLFFGLAFGIGGMAAAGLGVLADWKGIGFVFQACSVVPLLGLAAALLPNVSPHKDS; from the coding sequence GTGACCGACACCACCCTGTCCCGGCCCAAGGCCGGGGAGACGGCGCTGCCCGTCCTGGGGACGATCAGCGTCTGCCATCTGCTGAACGACCTGATCCAGTCCCTGCTGCCCGCGATCTACCCGATCCTGAAGGGCGGATTCGACCTCAGCTTCGCGCAGATCGGCCTGCTCACCCTGACCTACCAGATCACCGCCTCGCTGCTTCAGCCGATCATCGGGCTCGCCACCGACCGGCGGCCGGCGCCCTACTCCCTGACCATCGGCATGGGGGCGTCGCTGGTCGGGCTGGTCACGCTGGCCTTCGCGCCGAACTACGCGGCGCTGCTGATCGGGGCGACCCTGCTGGGCTTCGGCTCCTCGGTCTTCCACCCCGAGGCGTCGCGGATCGCCCGTCTCGCCTCCGGCGGGGCTCACGGGCTGGCGCAGTCGCTGTTCCAGGTGGGCGGCAACGCCGGGTCGGCGCTGGGGCCGCTGCTCGCCGCCTACATCATCCTGCCGCGCGGGCAGGAGAGCCTGTCCTGGTTCGCGCTGGCCGCCCTGGGCGGCATGGCCCTGCTGACCGGCATCGGGCGCTGGTACGCCCGCAGCGACCACGCCCGCCCGGTCCGCCGCGGGGCCGCGGTCCATTACCCCGGCCTGTCCCGCGGGCAGGTGAACCAGGCGCTGGCCGTGCTGATGGTGCTGATCCTGTCCAAATACGTCTATCTGTCCAGCCTCACCAGCTTCTACACCTTCTTCCTGATGGAGCGTTTCGCCCTGGAGCCGGACGCGGCGCAGCTCTGCCTGTTCGTCTTCCTGGCGGCGGTGGCGATCGGCACGATCATCGGCGGCCCGATCGGCGACCGGATCGGGCGCAAGACGGTGATCTGGGTGTCGATCCTCGGCATTCTGCCCTTCACGCTGCTGCTGCCCCATGTCGGGCTGACCGCGACGGTCGTGCTCAGCGCGGTGATCGGGCTGGCCCTGGCCTCGGCCTTCCCCGCCATCATCGTCTACGCGCAGGAGCTGATGCCCGGCCGCGTCGGCATGGTGTCCGGCCTGTTCTTCGGTCTGGCCTTCGGGATCGGAGGCATGGCCGCCGCCGGGCTTGGCGTTCTGGCCGATTGGAAGGGCATCGGCTTCGTGTTCCAGGCCTGCTCGGTCGTGCCCCTGCTCGGCCTCGCCGCCGCGCTGCTGCCCAACGTTTCCCCGCACAAGGACTCTTAA
- a CDS encoding M16 family metallopeptidase, which produces MTIQLTTLANGFRVLTDHLPHLGTVTSGVWVGVGARNERPAVNGIAHFLEHMIFKGTESRDALGIALEIENRGGEFNAYTDYDVTAYYTQMAAKHVDVSCEIIGDIVLNSVFPEEEVEKERGVVIQEIGRYADEPEDVVYEALRRTAFDGQALGRPILGPKENVAGFGREHLFDYVSHYDPRRMVYVVSGNVDHGTVVRRAEALFGHLTAKDDPFHETVVNKGGAALLKREAEQVHFMAAFPGVGTEDSASYALRHLANILGGGMTSRLFQEIREKRGLVYSVYAAPIQYSDGGALSFYAGTGPEEVAELVPVFFEELRKARDGVTAVELERSKEQMRFSVGKSLESTMRRADRFARTLLRTGEVRTIEQIFERIDAVTPEDVAAAANRVFAGPMAVSAVGKLDHLPSYEDMQGMLKAA; this is translated from the coding sequence GTGACGATCCAACTGACCACCCTCGCCAACGGATTCCGCGTGCTGACGGACCACCTGCCGCATCTCGGCACGGTGACCAGCGGCGTCTGGGTCGGCGTCGGGGCGCGCAACGAACGGCCGGCGGTGAACGGCATCGCCCATTTCCTGGAGCACATGATCTTCAAGGGAACGGAAAGCCGCGACGCGCTGGGCATCGCGCTGGAGATCGAGAACCGCGGCGGTGAGTTCAACGCCTACACGGATTACGACGTCACCGCCTATTACACGCAGATGGCGGCCAAGCACGTCGACGTCTCCTGCGAGATCATCGGCGACATCGTGCTCAACTCCGTCTTCCCGGAGGAGGAGGTTGAGAAGGAGCGCGGCGTGGTCATCCAGGAGATCGGCCGCTACGCCGACGAGCCGGAGGACGTGGTCTACGAGGCGCTGCGCCGCACCGCCTTCGACGGGCAGGCGCTGGGCCGCCCGATCCTCGGCCCGAAGGAGAATGTCGCGGGATTCGGGCGGGAGCATCTGTTCGACTATGTGTCCCATTACGACCCGCGCCGCATGGTCTATGTGGTGTCCGGCAACGTCGATCACGGCACCGTGGTGCGCCGGGCGGAGGCGCTGTTCGGTCATCTGACCGCCAAGGACGACCCGTTCCACGAGACGGTCGTCAACAAGGGCGGGGCGGCGCTGCTCAAACGCGAGGCCGAGCAGGTGCATTTCATGGCGGCCTTTCCCGGCGTCGGCACCGAGGATTCGGCGAGCTACGCGCTGCGCCATCTCGCCAACATCCTGGGCGGCGGCATGACCTCGCGCCTGTTCCAGGAGATCCGCGAGAAGCGCGGGCTGGTCTATTCGGTCTACGCGGCACCCATCCAATACTCGGACGGCGGCGCGCTGAGCTTCTACGCCGGGACCGGGCCGGAGGAGGTGGCGGAGCTGGTGCCGGTCTTCTTCGAGGAGCTTCGCAAGGCCCGCGACGGCGTGACCGCGGTGGAGCTGGAGCGGTCCAAGGAGCAGATGCGCTTCTCGGTGGGCAAGTCGCTGGAATCGACCATGCGCCGCGCCGACCGCTTCGCCCGCACCCTGCTGCGCACCGGCGAGGTGCGGACCATCGAGCAGATCTTCGAGCGCATCGACGCCGTGACGCCGGAGGATGTGGCGGCGGCGGCCAACCGCGTCTTCGCCGGCCCGATGGCGGTGTCCGCGGTCGGCAAGCTGGACCATCTGCCGTCCTACGAGGACATGCAGGGGATGCTGAAGGCGGCGTGA
- a CDS encoding DUF350 domain-containing protein: MDTSVAQILQGLESGLPLLLLHFGATLALFLIGVAVYVAVTPLHERELLASGNQAAGVVLGGTMVALAIPLAATLATSLVLVDILIWGTVALVLQLITFLIAIRLFRDLRAMIESGNVAAGTALAGLQIAIALLNAGAMAG, from the coding sequence ATGGACACCAGCGTCGCGCAAATCCTGCAGGGCCTCGAATCCGGCCTGCCGCTGCTGCTTCTGCATTTCGGAGCGACCCTGGCCCTGTTCCTGATCGGAGTGGCCGTCTACGTCGCGGTCACGCCGCTGCACGAGCGCGAGCTGCTGGCGAGCGGCAACCAGGCCGCCGGCGTGGTGCTGGGCGGCACGATGGTGGCGCTGGCGATCCCGCTGGCGGCGACCCTGGCGACCAGCCTCGTCCTGGTGGACATCCTGATCTGGGGAACCGTTGCGCTGGTGCTGCAATTGATTACCTTCCTGATCGCCATCCGGCTGTTTCGCGACCTGCGCGCCATGATCGAATCCGGCAACGTCGCGGCGGGCACGGCGCTGGCCGGACTCCAGATCGCCATCGCGCTGCTGAACGCCGGAGCCATGGCGGGCTGA
- a CDS encoding DUF2491 family protein, whose translation MIARFLSVLLALAPLQPLPAAVPAGLAAASAALLWPQAAEARAGGGRSSSGGYSRPSVRTPSFSTRAAPSRAPSTGSGGYSRPQSGPSYGLPGGAQSGSGDLGVSRRSSGEALDRYRAQQQQQQQRERTPPVAAPPPRSGSGSASGSGWGGGGWQGGGWGSSSGSGWGQRRTGGYGPGGWYGGWRPPGWAYGSRPSFGLWNGLFLWFLLDNLSRPGYADWFHNHQGDPGYAEWRADAERRAQDDPDLRRRLDDLDTRLRAQEDRPRDPNYLPPDIPRDVAQAAPETPSPQAESEGGGGGGMGTLLLLIVLVGGMVAGVALLRRRSSGSRSGGSTMTRSPWGTAAGTAAGIIKAKATGASYEPSLFRVGMTLTPDPTPFLLGGGAIKATAPEGAGSMVSVEAVGTLTGGGVTLHRLYLPGGNGFYQLHLGAGGTPDECRWFSVLDEVHPTDNDEWGFWLDPGDGMIGYPQFQTKDGKLYGRQWSPGASRIAPVTFDETLTDHRGSRTRRVTAMLYAAPTGAADPAPRAEYVLVAAVEDGGEAWVEVRAGIDVNPASLSLA comes from the coding sequence ATGATCGCCCGGTTCCTGAGCGTCCTTCTGGCGCTGGCGCCGCTGCAACCGCTGCCCGCGGCGGTGCCCGCCGGGCTGGCCGCCGCCAGCGCCGCGCTGCTCTGGCCGCAGGCGGCGGAGGCGCGGGCCGGAGGCGGGCGAAGCTCCAGCGGGGGATACAGCCGGCCGTCGGTGCGCACCCCGTCCTTCTCCACCCGCGCCGCCCCGTCGCGCGCGCCGTCCACCGGCAGCGGCGGCTACAGCCGTCCCCAGAGCGGACCGTCCTATGGCTTGCCCGGCGGGGCGCAGTCCGGCAGCGGCGATCTCGGCGTGTCGCGGCGGTCGAGCGGCGAGGCGCTGGACCGCTACCGCGCGCAACAGCAGCAACAGCAGCAGCGGGAACGCACCCCGCCGGTCGCCGCGCCGCCGCCCCGTTCCGGGTCCGGGTCCGCTTCCGGGTCCGGCTGGGGCGGAGGGGGATGGCAGGGCGGCGGCTGGGGGTCGAGTTCCGGATCGGGCTGGGGACAGCGGCGCACCGGCGGCTATGGGCCGGGCGGCTGGTACGGCGGCTGGCGTCCGCCGGGCTGGGCCTATGGCAGCCGCCCCAGCTTCGGCCTGTGGAACGGGTTGTTCCTGTGGTTCCTGCTCGACAACCTGTCGCGCCCCGGCTACGCCGACTGGTTCCACAACCACCAGGGCGACCCCGGCTACGCGGAATGGCGCGCGGACGCGGAACGGCGCGCGCAGGACGATCCCGACCTGCGCCGGCGCCTGGACGATCTCGACACCCGCCTGCGCGCGCAGGAGGACCGGCCGCGCGACCCCAACTATCTGCCGCCGGACATCCCGCGCGACGTCGCGCAGGCCGCGCCGGAGACGCCGTCGCCCCAGGCCGAGTCCGAAGGGGGAGGCGGGGGTGGCATGGGCACCTTGCTTCTTCTGATTGTGCTCGTCGGGGGGATGGTGGCGGGGGTGGCCCTCCTGCGCCGCCGCTCGTCGGGCTCCCGATCCGGAGGTTCCACCATGACCCGTTCGCCCTGGGGCACCGCCGCCGGCACGGCTGCCGGCATCATCAAGGCCAAGGCCACCGGCGCGTCCTACGAACCGTCGCTGTTCCGCGTGGGCATGACGCTGACGCCCGATCCCACGCCTTTCCTGCTGGGCGGCGGCGCGATCAAGGCCACGGCGCCGGAGGGCGCCGGCTCGATGGTCAGCGTCGAGGCTGTCGGCACGCTGACGGGCGGCGGCGTGACGCTGCACCGGCTCTATCTTCCGGGCGGGAACGGCTTCTACCAGCTTCACCTGGGGGCCGGGGGCACGCCGGACGAATGCCGCTGGTTCTCCGTGCTGGACGAGGTGCACCCCACCGACAACGACGAATGGGGCTTTTGGCTGGACCCCGGCGACGGGATGATCGGCTACCCGCAGTTCCAGACCAAGGACGGCAAGCTGTACGGGCGGCAGTGGTCGCCCGGCGCGTCCCGCATCGCCCCCGTCACCTTCGACGAGACGCTGACCGACCACCGCGGCAGCCGCACCCGCCGCGTGACCGCCATGCTCTACGCCGCCCCCACCGGCGCCGCGGACCCCGCGCCCCGCGCCGAATATGTGCTGGTCGCGGCGGTGGAGGACGGCGGCGAGGCGTGGGTGGAGGTCCGCGCCGGCATCGACGTCAACCCCGCCTCGCTCTCCCTCGCCTGA
- a CDS encoding AraC family transcriptional regulator, producing the protein MVRNLRIETVEESPRPLITLGQDHADGTVLAAHTHRRGQLLSGATGTLLLSTAQGRWVMPPHCGLWIPPGVPHEVRMIGMVMTQSLYLAPALADTMPDRCEVLALSPFFRSLIGRAIDVPVDYDPDSHDGAVMALLLHEMRRLPVEPLSLPFPTHAALAERCRRFLQEPTIQATIEDWSDGLGMSRRNFTRLFRRETGLSFVEWRQQACLVSALPRLVAGVPVTTVALDLGYDNPAAFTTMFKRTLGASPRAYLAKAGADGSERSA; encoded by the coding sequence ATGGTCCGGAACCTGCGCATCGAGACGGTCGAGGAGTCGCCCCGCCCGCTGATCACCTTGGGACAGGATCACGCGGACGGCACCGTGCTGGCCGCCCACACGCACCGGCGCGGCCAGTTGCTGTCCGGGGCGACGGGGACGCTGCTGCTGTCCACCGCCCAGGGGCGCTGGGTGATGCCGCCCCATTGCGGGCTGTGGATTCCGCCGGGCGTCCCGCACGAAGTCCGGATGATCGGGATGGTGATGACGCAGAGCCTCTATCTGGCCCCCGCGCTGGCCGACACCATGCCGGACCGCTGCGAGGTTCTGGCGCTGTCGCCCTTCTTCCGCAGCCTGATCGGGCGGGCGATCGACGTGCCGGTGGATTACGACCCGGATAGCCACGACGGCGCGGTGATGGCCCTGCTTCTGCACGAGATGCGGCGACTTCCGGTGGAGCCGCTGTCGCTGCCCTTTCCCACCCACGCCGCCCTGGCGGAGCGCTGCCGGCGGTTCCTGCAAGAGCCGACGATCCAGGCGACGATCGAGGACTGGAGCGACGGTCTGGGCATGAGCCGCCGCAACTTCACCCGGCTGTTCCGGCGCGAGACGGGGCTGAGCTTCGTGGAATGGCGCCAGCAGGCGTGCTTGGTGTCGGCCCTGCCGCGGCTGGTCGCGGGGGTTCCGGTGACGACGGTGGCGCTGGACCTCGGCTACGACAACCCGGCGGCCTTCACGACGATGTTCAAGCGGACGCTGGGGGCGTCACCGCGCGCCTACTTGGCGAAGGCCGGTGCTGATGGATCGGAGCGCTCGGCCTGA
- a CDS encoding DUF2125 domain-containing protein encodes MRVRKILGFAVLALALLAGAYSVWWWQAASAVERGVLAWMDEQRAAGAVVAHGGLSVGGYPFTIRAALESPHLATRDVEWRGARLVAEAPPWNHTRIALSLPGEQRVTVVQASQPPVTLVARDGGQGHVGLTLTGQPVEARLAFANLVAQPDALPVPIAALDLTATQPAEPPASHTDTGLSVTLEARGATLPDGAPDSLGREVQRLLLTARILGQPPKPEPVSLSAWSRDGGTLQVDGLNVDWGPLKLAMNGTLALDAALQPQAALTAEVRGYQAVLDALQGMFRPKELAMARTMLGLLARPTGPNGEPVLTAPVTVQNRGLFLGPLKVAALPAVVW; translated from the coding sequence ATGCGCGTTCGGAAGATCTTGGGCTTCGCCGTTCTCGCCCTGGCCCTGCTGGCCGGCGCCTATTCGGTGTGGTGGTGGCAGGCCGCGTCGGCGGTGGAGCGCGGCGTGCTCGCCTGGATGGACGAGCAGCGGGCGGCCGGCGCCGTGGTGGCCCATGGCGGGCTGAGCGTCGGCGGCTATCCCTTCACCATCCGCGCCGCGCTGGAGTCGCCGCACCTCGCGACCCGCGACGTGGAGTGGCGGGGCGCCCGGCTGGTGGCGGAGGCGCCGCCCTGGAACCACACGCGCATCGCCCTGTCGCTGCCCGGCGAGCAAAGGGTGACGGTGGTGCAGGCGAGCCAGCCGCCCGTCACGCTGGTCGCCCGTGACGGCGGCCAGGGGCACGTCGGCCTCACCCTGACCGGCCAGCCGGTCGAGGCGCGGCTCGCCTTCGCCAACCTCGTGGCGCAGCCCGACGCCCTGCCCGTTCCCATCGCCGCCCTGGACCTGACCGCCACCCAGCCGGCCGAGCCGCCGGCCAGCCACACCGACACCGGCCTGTCCGTCACGCTGGAAGCGCGCGGGGCCACCCTGCCCGACGGCGCGCCGGACTCGCTGGGCCGCGAGGTGCAGCGCCTCCTGCTGACCGCGCGCATCCTCGGCCAGCCGCCGAAGCCGGAACCGGTCAGCCTGTCGGCCTGGAGCCGCGACGGCGGCACGCTGCAGGTCGATGGGCTGAATGTGGATTGGGGGCCGCTGAAGCTGGCGATGAACGGCACGCTGGCGCTCGACGCCGCCTTGCAGCCGCAGGCCGCGCTGACCGCGGAGGTGCGCGGGTATCAGGCGGTTCTGGACGCGCTCCAGGGGATGTTCCGGCCCAAGGAGCTGGCGATGGCCCGCACCATGCTGGGCCTGCTGGCCCGCCCCACCGGGCCGAACGGCGAGCCGGTGCTGACCGCCCCGGTCACCGTGCAGAACCGCGGGCTGTTCCTGGGGCCGCTGAAGGTCGCGGCGCTGCCGGCGGTGGTCTGGTAG
- a CDS encoding gamma-glutamylcyclotransferase: MLLDTQSPVAELPVTAPAQRTASSASSWSADIVVTPGADLWVFAYGSLMWNPEFPFLERHPAVLGGYHRRFCVSSHRYRGTPERPGLVLGLDRGGSCRGIVFRVAADRVPETLDYLWDREMLNRVYRPKLLPVRPRDGGAPVTACTFVVDRRHRQYCGCMDETAMAERIACCRGERGPNLDYLANTVAHLEAIGIHDRGLCSLLTAVRARMG; this comes from the coding sequence ATGCTGCTCGATACGCAATCGCCTGTTGCCGAGCTTCCGGTCACCGCACCGGCGCAGCGCACGGCATCTTCCGCCTCTTCCTGGTCCGCCGACATCGTCGTGACACCCGGCGCCGACCTCTGGGTCTTCGCCTACGGCTCCCTGATGTGGAACCCGGAGTTCCCCTTTCTGGAGCGACATCCGGCGGTGCTGGGCGGCTATCACCGCCGCTTCTGCGTGTCCTCCCACCGCTACCGTGGCACGCCCGAGCGGCCGGGTCTGGTGCTCGGGCTCGACCGCGGCGGCTCCTGCCGGGGCATCGTCTTCCGCGTGGCGGCGGATCGGGTGCCGGAGACGCTGGATTACCTGTGGGACCGGGAGATGCTGAACCGCGTCTACCGGCCCAAGCTGCTGCCGGTGCGCCCGCGCGACGGCGGGGCGCCGGTCACCGCCTGCACCTTCGTCGTGGACCGCCGCCACCGGCAATATTGCGGCTGCATGGACGAGACCGCGATGGCCGAGCGCATCGCCTGCTGCCGCGGCGAGCGCGGTCCGAACCTGGACTATCTCGCCAACACGGTCGCCCATCTGGAGGCCATCGGCATCCACGACCGCGGGTTGTGCAGCCTGCTGACCGCGGTGCGCGCCCGGATGGGGTGA
- the acnB gene encoding bifunctional aconitate hydratase 2/2-methylisocitrate dehydratase: MLEAYRQHVAERAALGIPPLPLSAKQTEELVDLLLNPPQGEEAFLVDLITHRVPAGVDDAAKVKAAFLASLAKGNETSPLISKVKATELLGTMLGGFNIKPLIDLLGDAECGEAAAAGLKTTLLMFDYFHDVKELADKGNANAKAVIQSWADAEWFTSRPEVPASLTLTIFKVSGETNTDDLSPAPDAWSRPDIPLHALAMLKNPRPGIVPEEAGVRGPIKQLEDLKAKGNLVAYVGDVVGTGSSRKSATNSVLWWTGEDIPYVPNKRFGGVCLGSKIAPIFYNTMEDAGALPIELDVSQMETGDTVELRPYEGKALKNGAVIAEFTVKSDVIFDEVRAGGRIPLIIGRGLTARAREALGLAPSTLFRLPSSPVDSGKGFTLAQKMVGRAVGLPEGQGVRPGTYCEPKMTTVGSQDTTGPMTRDELKDLACLGFSADLVMQSFCHTAAYPKLVDVKTHRELPTFISTRGGVALRPGDGVIHSWLNRLLMPDTVGTGGDSHTRFPIGISFPAGSGLVAFAAATGVMPLDMPESVLVRFKGTLQPGVTLRDLVNAIPLYAIRQGLLTVEKKGKKNIFSGRILEIEGLPELKVEQAFELSDASAERSAAACTVRLNKEPIIEYMRSNITLMKWMIASGYEDARTLGRRIKAMEDWIANPSLLEPDADAEYAAVIDIDLADIKEPIVACPNDPDDVKLLSEVAGDKIDEVFIGSCMTNIGHFRAAGKILDGKTDIPTRLWIAPPTKMDAQILTEEGYYGVLGKSGARMEMPGCSLCMGNQAQIRKGSTAISTSTRNFPNRLGIDTRVYLGSAELSAVAALLGKLPTPAEYLEQVTVVNQKAGDIYRYMNFDQIKEFQDVADTVAA, from the coding sequence GTGCTTGAAGCTTACCGCCAGCATGTCGCTGAGCGTGCCGCGCTCGGAATTCCCCCGCTGCCGCTTTCGGCCAAGCAGACCGAGGAGCTGGTCGACCTTCTCCTGAACCCGCCGCAGGGCGAGGAAGCCTTCCTGGTCGATCTCATCACGCACCGCGTCCCGGCGGGCGTCGACGACGCCGCCAAGGTCAAGGCCGCCTTCCTGGCCTCGCTCGCCAAGGGCAACGAGACCTCGCCGCTGATCTCCAAGGTCAAGGCGACGGAGCTGCTGGGCACGATGCTCGGCGGCTTCAACATCAAGCCGCTGATCGACCTGCTGGGCGACGCCGAGTGCGGCGAGGCCGCCGCCGCCGGTCTGAAGACCACGCTGCTGATGTTCGATTACTTCCACGACGTCAAGGAACTGGCCGACAAGGGCAACGCCAACGCCAAGGCGGTGATCCAGTCCTGGGCCGACGCCGAGTGGTTCACCTCGCGTCCGGAGGTCCCGGCCAGCCTGACGCTGACCATCTTCAAGGTGTCGGGCGAGACCAACACCGACGACCTGTCGCCGGCCCCGGACGCCTGGTCGCGCCCGGACATCCCGCTGCACGCGCTGGCCATGCTGAAGAACCCACGCCCCGGCATCGTGCCGGAGGAAGCCGGCGTCCGCGGCCCGATCAAGCAGCTTGAGGATCTGAAGGCCAAGGGCAACCTCGTCGCCTATGTCGGCGACGTGGTCGGCACCGGCTCCTCGCGCAAGTCGGCCACCAACTCCGTGCTGTGGTGGACGGGCGAGGACATCCCCTACGTCCCGAACAAGCGCTTCGGCGGCGTCTGCCTGGGCTCCAAGATCGCCCCGATCTTCTACAACACCATGGAAGACGCCGGCGCCCTGCCGATCGAACTCGACGTCTCCCAGATGGAGACGGGCGACACGGTCGAGCTGCGCCCCTACGAGGGCAAGGCGCTGAAGAACGGCGCGGTGATCGCCGAGTTCACCGTCAAGTCCGACGTGATCTTCGACGAGGTGCGCGCCGGCGGCCGCATCCCGCTGATCATCGGCCGCGGCCTGACCGCCCGTGCCCGTGAGGCGCTGGGCCTCGCCCCGTCGACTCTGTTCCGCCTGCCCTCCTCCCCGGTCGACAGCGGCAAGGGCTTCACGCTCGCCCAGAAGATGGTCGGCCGCGCGGTCGGCCTGCCGGAAGGCCAGGGCGTGCGCCCGGGCACCTATTGCGAACCGAAGATGACCACGGTCGGCTCGCAGGACACCACCGGCCCGATGACCCGCGACGAGCTGAAGGATCTGGCCTGCCTCGGCTTCTCCGCCGATCTGGTCATGCAGTCCTTCTGCCACACCGCGGCCTATCCGAAGCTGGTGGACGTCAAGACCCACCGCGAGCTGCCGACCTTCATCTCGACCCGCGGCGGCGTCGCCCTGCGTCCGGGCGACGGCGTGATCCACTCCTGGCTGAACCGCCTGCTGATGCCCGACACCGTCGGCACCGGCGGCGACAGCCACACCCGCTTCCCCATCGGCATCAGCTTCCCCGCCGGCTCGGGCCTCGTCGCCTTCGCCGCGGCCACCGGCGTCATGCCGCTGGACATGCCGGAATCGGTGCTGGTCCGCTTCAAGGGCACGCTGCAGCCGGGCGTCACGCTGCGTGACCTCGTCAACGCGATCCCGCTCTACGCCATCCGCCAGGGCCTCCTGACGGTGGAGAAGAAGGGCAAGAAGAACATCTTCTCCGGCCGCATCCTGGAGATCGAGGGCCTGCCCGAGCTGAAGGTGGAGCAGGCGTTCGAGCTGTCCGACGCCTCGGCCGAGCGGTCCGCCGCCGCCTGCACCGTCCGGCTCAACAAGGAGCCGATCATCGAGTACATGCGCTCCAACATCACCCTGATGAAGTGGATGATCGCCAGCGGGTACGAGGACGCCCGGACGCTCGGCCGCCGCATCAAGGCGATGGAGGACTGGATCGCCAACCCGTCGCTGCTGGAGCCGGACGCCGACGCCGAGTACGCCGCCGTGATCGACATCGATCTGGCCGACATCAAGGAGCCGATCGTCGCCTGCCCGAACGACCCGGACGACGTGAAGCTGCTGTCGGAGGTTGCCGGCGACAAGATCGACGAGGTCTTCATCGGTTCCTGCATGACCAACATCGGCCACTTCCGCGCCGCCGGTAAGATCCTGGACGGGAAGACCGACATCCCGACCCGCCTGTGGATCGCCCCGCCGACCAAGATGGACGCCCAGATCCTAACCGAGGAAGGCTATTACGGCGTTCTCGGCAAGTCGGGTGCGCGCATGGAGATGCCCGGCTGTTCGCTGTGCATGGGCAACCAGGCGCAGATCCGCAAGGGTTCGACGGCCATCTCGACCTCGACCCGCAACTTCCCGAACCGCCTGGGCATCGACACCCGCGTCTATCTCGGCTCCGCCGAGCTGTCGGCCGTCGCCGCCCTGCTGGGCAAGCTGCCGACCCCGGCCGAGTATCTGGAGCAGGTGACCGTCGTCAACCAGAAGGCCGGCGACATCTACCGCTACATGAACTTCGACCAGATCAAGGAGTTCCAGGACGTGGCCGACACGGTCGCCGCCTGA